TAAAACTATTATTGATGAAAAAATAGAAGAGACGAATACACGTAATAAGAATGTATGTGGTATATGTCCTGAAGATCATACAAATAGCAAAGATTTGGTTGCGGGTgataaatgtaataatattaataatttggGTATAAATGgaatatgtaataaaaaagtgTATGATGATGTACAATATAATggacataaaaaatattggaCAAATGCAACTATAAAgagtaatataaaaaatgataaagttTATGTGCCTCCAAGACGACAACAATTATGTATCTCATATcttgtaaaaaataatattgatagtGAAAAAAAGCTTAAAGATCTTCTTATTCATAGTATTAAAGGTGAAGCTCAAAAATTGTATGAATATTATCAAAATGGAACACCTGTAACAGGAAATGGTGATAAAAAGTCGAAAGACGATAATGGATTACCTATAGGATTTTGTAAAGCAGTGGAACGAAGTTTTGCCGATCTAGGAGATTTCGTTAAAGGAACAAATTTGGATTATGCTGGACAATCACAAGATGTAAAATCTAAATTGGATGCATTATTTAatggaaaaaatgaaaaatatcgTACAAATTGGTGGGAACAAAATAAACGAGAATTATGGAAATCAGTGAAATGTGGAATAAACGGTGGTAAAGATGGTTTAGAGTGCCCCCAAAATATTGATTTTGATCGACGTGATCAGTTTCTGCGCTGGTTCGAAGAATGGGGAGAATATGTATGCAAGGAACATACAAAAGAGTTAAAGGAGTTGTTGCATCATTGTAGTGGTTGCAGGAGTAGGTGTCCTAATGGTAGTAGTAATGGAAGTGGATGTAATAAAGATAATTGTGAAATGGCatgtgataaatataaaacgtGGATACAAAAACGACGAGAGCAATGGAACAAATTGTCAGACAAATATGCTGAAAAAAAATCACAATAtaaagatgatgatgaagatgaggCAACGATTTGGGCGAAAAACATGATTCCatctatatatttgaaattcTTTAATACTGATACGTGTTCTAAAACGTTCTTTAACAAacttttttataagaatttCGATTATGGAGATCAACAGGAATTATGCGAATGTGACAAAAAGAAACATGATATGGAAAATGCTGATAAAACCGATGTACCTGCACCGGATATTATAAAATCTAAACCTTGTGAAgttaataacaatatatctACATGTCATGAGAAAAAATTTGACCGTGTGGTATGGACATCACGTTATACACGACCGCAAAAAGACGGAAGTCGTATGTTTGGTGTCTTCGCCCCTCCGCGCAGACAAAAACTTTGTGTCGGAAACATATGGCAACATGCAACTGACAAAAACACTTTATTGAACGAATTGATGCTTGCAGCAAAAACGGAGGCAAAATATTTAAAGGATTATTACGACAAACAAAATGGTGCACAACGTAGTAGTAAAAATAACGAATTGTGTAAAGCTTTGGAACGTAGTTTTTATGATTTGGGAGATATAGTTAAAGGTACGGATTTGAGGCGTGGAGCGATAGTTACGGCAACAGACAACAAAATACACTCGATATTTAAAAATGGTGGAAATAGTGGTAATACACGTAATGAGGAACAAATAAAGGAGGAACGCAAAACATGGTGGGGATCTAACAAATCTGATATTTGGAAAGCAATGACTTGTGACCAAACATGTGCTACCCCTTCCCCTAGTGAAAATGTCCCACAATTTTTGAGATGGTATGAAGAATGGTATGAAGATTTTTGTCAACAACGGAAAGAATTATTAAGAGAAATAACGAGTAAGTGTCCTAATAAAAGTAATGATGCACAATGCGAACAAAATGATAGTGAGTGCGAAAGTGCTTGCTCGAAATACAGTAATTGGCTCACACCTAAAAAATTTGAATGGGGAGcacaaaaacaaaattacCAAATGAAAAAAGTTAATGAACATATGGAAGAAATTCAGTTCCAAAATGTTACAAAAGGTAAAACTACTATAGAAGAGTATTTAAAacacaaatataataataatgttgaaTGTAATAAGGCTAAAATTGACGATATAGATCAGATTGTTGTAAAAAAAGACGACGATTACAAAAAGCATTACGAACCACTATGTAGCAAATGTcgaatgaaaaaattaattgataaagtaaatgaaaaaaaaaatccaaaaaaaaaaaatccttCTACACCTAGTTCAATTGGAGaaaatatatgtgaaaaTGGATATGGTGTGATTTGTAAATACGTGACAAATACCGGTGCAATAAAGGTTCCTTTTTATCCTGATGAAAAACATACGcagaaaaataaagatgacAGTACTATGAATTGTGGTGGAATACCTAGTAATGCATCAGATATTAAATGGGTAGGTCAAAAGGATCATTATACGTGGTTACCAAATTTGGACAAAAATATCGTTGTTTCACCTCGACGACGAAAATTATGTTATAATGATCTAGAGAATTCAAAAAGTATTAAAGATctaaaaaacaaattattaaCATCTGCGGCTAATGATGCGTATAATTTAGGAATTAAATATCATGATTATAAAAACCATTATGGAGTAAAACCTTGTAAAGCATTACAATATAGTTTCAATGATTATAAACATTTAATTCAGGGTGTTGAACTATTAGAAAATGCTAATAAAGgtattgataaaaaaataacagaCATAGTTAAAACAATAAGTAACTCACCATCTAATAGTGGTAACACAGACGAAGAAAAACGTAAAGATTGGTGGAACGCAAACAAAAAATGTGTTTGGGAAATTATGAAATGCGGATATGAAAAAGGAAAGGAAGTAGCAAACAGAATAAATAGTAATGGAAATGATGTACCAGATTTAACTACAGAAGAAGGAGGAGGTACTGGAAATGAATGTAAAATTCCAgatgatacaaataatagCGACCAGTTCTTATCTTGGTTGAGCGAATGGTACGAAGATTACTGTAATATAAGAACGAAATTGAAATCAGACGTGGAAACCACTTGTAATATTGAAAAAGACACTTTTCATTGCAAAACATGTATTGAAAAATgcgataaatataaagattaTATGGAAAAGAAAAGAACTCAATGGGATAAACAAAAAGAATACTATAGTACTAAGAGAACAAATGGAAAGGCTAGCGGATATACTGGAAAGGATGCTAAGGAGTACTTGATAGATAAATTTACCTATACTGTTAATTGTTGTGGTGATGTAGAAACAAATATAGATCTGTTTAATACACAACCCTATTATGATGTTGATTCGCATTGCAGGTGCAAAAATTTTGTTGAagagaataaatataaagaaatttcGGGTCAAAGTAATTGCAAGGGGCTAAAAAAGGAAGCGGAAGATACAACTAAAGGAGCTGGGATTAAATGGAAACATAAAGGTACGACATATGGCTTTACATATTTGAAGGAATTATCtgaaaatgtttttttttcttctcgAAGACAGAATATTTGTTTTCAAGATATTGACAACACACACAAGAAagttaataataaagatcaGTTGCGAAAACAATTGATGAAAGTTGCCGCAACAGAAGGACATAATTTAGGTCAATACTACAAAGCAAAAAATGGAAGTAGTGGCAATGATAAATATTCGTACGATGTCAGTCCCTGTAGTGCGATGAAATATAGTTTTCTTGATTTACGAGATATAATTCTAGGTACTGATAATTTAGAAGAAGATGGACAGGGTACAGAAACAAATTTGAAAAGAATATTTCAAAAAGATGGTGACGGCAATCCTGGTAGTAATGAACGAAAACAGTGGTGGGAATCCAACAAAGAATGTGTATGGGATTCCATGAAATGTGGTTATCGAAAAGGTAGAGATGAAGGAACTAATAGTAATATTAGTGAACAAGAATTAAAAGATTGTGATAAAATACCTGATGATAAGGATTATCCTATCGGAAAAAATAGAGAAGAAGGAACTGCATATCAGTTTCTTCGTTGGTTCACTGAATGGTCTGAAGATTTCTGTCAACacaaagaaaaagaatatgGGAAATTAGTGAAGGCATGCTCAGATGACACGTGCACTAATGTAGTtgataaaacaaaatgtGAAAGTTCGtgtaaaacatataaagattttattaataagtGGAAAAAGCAATATGATAAACAAAgcgaaaaatattataaggaTAGAGTTAACAAAAAGTATGATTCTAATCCTTCTGTTAAAGAAGATGTTGATTCTTCACAACAAGcctataaatatttaaacacAGTTTTAACTAAAATTTGTAAAAGCTATGATTGTAATTGTATGAAAGACGAATCGAAAAGTACCTCCTCAAACCAACGACATAGTGGTAATGGCGGTATCGTAATTGAAAATTATGATACACATATTCCCGCATCATTGGATCCAGTACCAAGTGGTTACGACAAGAAATGTGAGTGTGCTAATTCAAAGCCTGCACCTGAACCTATACCTACTCCGCATAGTGGACCTGATGGAGGAAATATACCAGGTGGCGGTTCTGGAGCAGATACTTCTCCTGATCCTGGCAAAGGTGGTGGCAAAACACCTAGTATAGATCCTGCAGGTGGTAGTGGCGGACAACCATCTCCAACTTCACCTTCATCATCAAGAACGAACCAAGATTCAAAGGAAGAGAAAAAATACATTCCTGCACCtaaacatattttaaattgtGTAGATGAAGCAGCATATTATGTAGGGAAAGAGGCACAAAATGCTTTAGATGATGTAAAAAGTAAATTGAATGGATCAGAAAACCACAATGTATTTAAAACACAAACAACTGGTGGGAGTACTGGTAGTAGTTGCACAATTATTGATTCTATTAATAATGGGCAAATATATAACGTTGATACAAATGAAAATccttttgaaaaaaatgaagaatggGATTGTGACAACGACAAACTTAAAGTGGCCAACCAACATATATGTTTGCCTCCGAGAAGGAAACATATGTGTCTAACACCATTAGAAAATATGGACCCAACAAAAACTACAACTTCAGATGAATTATTCAAAAAAGTTTTGCGTACTGCTGCTAATGAAGGAAAACATTTGAAAGACAAATGGGATGAAATGgacaaaaaacaaaatacaaCAGCCTCAACAAGACCAAAAATAAAACCACACGAATTGTGTGATGCTATGAAATATAGTTTTGCAGATCTAGGAGATATTATTAGAGGAagagataaatataaagatagtaatggtaataataataaaatagaagataatttaaaaactgtttttgaaaatatacaaCAAACAAATgacaatttaaaaaaaatatatacctaTTTACACTCATTTCGTTCTGCTTGGTGGGATGCAAATAGAAAATATGTTTGGGAAGCTATGACCTGTTCTGCACCAGAAAATTTTCAACTTTTTAAAAGACTCAAAGGTGAATCATCAACACGCTTAACCCATGTATTAAATAGATGTGGAAATGAACAGGATCCTCCTTACGATGATTATATCCCTCAAGGTTTTCGTTGGATAAAAGAATGGAGCGAAAATTATTGCAACATTCAAAAACAACATTTAGATGAATTGAAAACAGGATGTGGGTTATGTTATGGGAATGATTCTGCATGCTTGAAACATCAAAAAGGTAAATCTTGTTCACAATGTCAGAAACAATGTAAATCTTATATTGAAATGGTAGAAAAATGGAAAACTCAATGGAAGGAACAacaagaatattataatcaaTTATATTTTAGTAGAAAAttggataaaaataatggtgaaaatattaaaaaatttgtagacaaaatgaaagaaaaatgCAATCCCGGTCCCATAAATGCAGCTATATTTGTTGAAAACTCTAGTAATTGTACTAATATTTCATTCAAAGAACAACAACCTAGGCCACCAAGTCAATCTGTTAGTACATCTTCATCATATGCATTTGAATTGCCACCTAAAGGATATGATGTTCTTTGTGGTACAACCTATAGAAGATCATGTGAACAGTTAAATACACCTGTGTCAGGTGATAGTTTCGTTAATTcgtataaaaaagaaaatattataggaGAAGGAGCCACATGGAAAAGAATTCATGGTACTTCTATATATGTTCCTCCAAGAACAAAACAATTGTTTTTAAAACCATTAGAACGATTACTTATGAAGATTAATACGTCTTACCATATTAATGAAAAACATTTTTCTAAAGCATTACAAAAATCTGCATTTATAGAAGCCAAAAAACTTTctgaatattataaagaacgttataaaaatgaacatAATTTGCTATTAGATGCAGATGGACAAACATCTATGTATAAAGATAAAGCTATTACGGAAAATACATTATCTGCCATGAAAAGAAGTTATGCTGATTATGGTGATTTAATCAAAGGAACAACAAAATATCGTCATAATGGTATGATttctaaaataaatatactaaCAAGAACACTGGGATATGTAGGATCACCAGAACAAACACGTGTACATTTCTGGAATAAACATAAATCTGATCTATGGCATGCTATGATATGTGGATATAATGGTGCAAATCCAAATAAATTACTTGATAATGAAGATGTAATGTGCAAATTACCTGATAATGATACTGAACATGAATTTGTACGTTGGTTTACTGAATGGACAGAAGATTTTTGTGTTCAATATgagaaaaacataaaaatattaatggaAAAATGTTCTTTTAATACTTGTGATGAGACCGATAATAACTTAATGGAATGTCACGAAATCTGTTCTAAACATAAAGCATGGATTGgccaaaaaaaagaagaatatgaCAATCAGAAACATAGATATAGTATTGAATACAAATCAGTAAATGGAGAAAAAGGAAATGCTCTTGAATTTctcaaaaataaatgtaaacaAAAATGTGGATGTATAAGTGGAAAggcaaataataatgatatcgATAAAGTTTTTCAGGAATATCCTGAAAActttaaagaaaaatgtcAATGTTCACCTGATCCATTGAATAAATGTccagataataataataatacaatttGTAAAAGTTTTGAGCGTATTCATCATTGTTCCAGAACCATATTTGATGAAACACTTTCTCAATGGGGTAATGcacttataaaatataatattggtCATAATGAAGGTGTGTTACTTCCTCctagaagaaaatatttatgtatagaATCTTTTAGAGGAAAAacgtataaaaataaagaagaggatgtttttaaaaaggaTTTACTGAATGCTGCTTATAGTCAAGGAAGATTACTAGGAAATAAATATgctaatgataaaaatgaagcaTTACAAGCAATGAAATATAGTTTTGCTGATTATGGGGATATAATTAAAGGTACGGATATGGTCGATATTACGACATCTAcagatataaaaatgaaattagaAAAACTGCTTACAGATAATCAATCAAGTGCACAAAAAAGTAGTAGCTCTAGCCTACCTAAAGATGTTAGTGGATGGTGGGAtcaaaataaacaaaaagtCTGGAATGCTATGTTATGCGGGTACAAAGATTCTGGACATTCAATTACAAAAGAAGATTGTAACTTACCTGATGATACTACACATCAATTTTTGAGATGGTTAGTTGAATGGGGAAGACAAGCATGtcaggaaaaaatatataacgcAAAAAAT
This region of Plasmodium sp. gorilla clade G2 genome assembly, contig: PADLG01_00_15, whole genome shotgun sequence genomic DNA includes:
- a CDS encoding erythrocyte membrane protein 1, PfEMP1, putative; translated protein: MGGTESAHRSRVFKEYAEVLPSDVDVWDYPEYISFLKKEIENQKWKDVKYRRLYERKKTWKTEKGKVSEICAWEEIQKEIFQAVMEKYSYTPHTFEEESKGIIEKERNKNFSTETCDKFNHTLNEESGIIKEVQKKVCTLNTVDGLCIPVRRSNFQFDTISKNISKIISVNEENERIKSISAVTSAISTLAQQLNDKIVSLKMVYPENKDLCKLLRRTYADYKDIIEGNDIVDSKTSSGFQCLLNETKKNLTEPNTALSLFNQYFKKQVEDNLYLNNVDSGDDTQTPCYLDDIDYTGKPQCLRFLEEWFEDYSKEKERFETEIKDICVEGKTKELKLLNGIKYIIPCSQYCDEYKKILNKGKRCYGKYITECKKNVENHRIYGDQKLYQAEVDRIQRITKNKYNCSDADCIKDGNVKLDAFFNAKKLSTNKIYCCGCINNVNDIKEVFGTKHNESSYIDAILNKLKICAPIDDTLDGATNGKITTNSGKVTDICSINFGDSFLRGKENCYGVPCTGYYLKIKDWICNSAKNSSGEVLKSGWSDQNQSACLPPRTQRLCLGRLYSNNCTEKGIQNIDTNEKLLNELVIAAKYEGTQLHNKYISGDTNNRTFDEKMKRLCNATKYSFADLGDIVKGTSIWENNGTSSMEKNLRSIFVRIHKTFYYKNHIKYKDDGNDPKYLKLRESWWNTNRQHIWKALVCGAKYFDNTKSLSCIKEEEPPNIDYMPQFLRWIMEWSDEFCEDRSKRLKELGVKCNICKDVINGGSSCLNGKCHHNGCQEKCKDYETWIKEKYDLFKKQQKKFDNVIKKRDEKMYNYFVNDYKISSFLSDQLKEKCKNINKFDNNDAFMEVPHDCNCNTSLGSVDTNNKCINPKSPVFCNEINSRIKDDKLSSIKCLGMESDKDIKWKNNNTPHGDKAEGRFIKSYKHIPKGVDVSPRRQNLCIAKLSELLKDKNNWTEQELKQVLLADVVNESYNISKYLKSEPNPQYKVEANNALKYSFLDYKNIIEGTDLVENHIDNGINNMIKGIIGKNGDPTGERKVWWNKNEDCVRQAMLCGYHKGHTDSGHPSEQLLKDNDNTEQFLYWIQEWYEDFCKKRHQMNQSVEKVCKDNDKENANYECNNCIEECKKYKEFLAIKKSEWKNQQNYYEQHHKKQTHKSLQEYLKFKNSGLEGCKSSENKSNLDTIFTKIFGDNESFCGCEKYDTVYMSHSNQNNCRGLLRFDEKKWKDNKTKDGNDIHFTKLPDNMYVSARRQGLCIKGIDSIPIKQKEPNEKKEILRKHILELAAVEGYNIGKYYKEKKKTNNANSNKYSYSVKECNALKYSFYDFKNIVIGKDYLELREKITDVATATEEKFLIAFSKGEKPNSVELKNMTQNRTEFWDKNKKCFWNAMLCGYTKGIDELNLAAGCNPDDIPAEENTPQFLLWLTEWAEDFYEQRQKKIEEIKSDCDYCKINHDKNQPKYSQKCNPKAKCEECKRKCDEYKTWIKSWEQQWERFKKYYEEQKDKKNNEFNNYVTNNDLSQYVVKKLKDIGYSNITSFDEYDAFANYPSGFQKICSCDPMDTTSSGSTNDENNCDDNFKSEWTCDDTTGPTTTKNMCIRENSIIGNVDNDIETLFFNSFTQWLDEISYNLKENTNTLSQTCNRKTIGAINNAKCKECKKNCKCYEEWKQKIDDQWKKQQTYFDEEKKKPDSTMNDIELNEFLYAYCWTKDEKRTENECYPKDTNKTIIDEKIEETNTRNKNVCGICPEDHTNSKDLVAGDKCNNINNLGINGICNKKVYDDVQYNGHKKYWTNATIKSNIKNDKVYVPPRRQQLCISYLVKNNIDSEKKLKDLLIHSIKGEAQKLYEYYQNGTPVTGNGDKKSKDDNGLPIGFCKAVERSFADLGDFVKGTNLDYAGQSQDVKSKLDALFNGKNEKYRTNWWEQNKRELWKSVKCGINGGKDGLECPQNIDFDRRDQFLRWFEEWGEYVCKEHTKELKELLHHCSGCRSRCPNGSSNGSGCNKDNCEMACDKYKTWIQKRREQWNKLSDKYAEKKSQYKDDDEDEATIWAKNMIPSIYLKFFNTDTCSKTFFNKLFYKNFDYGDQQELCECDKKKHDMENADKTDVPAPDIIKSKPCEVNNNISTCHEKKFDRVVWTSRYTRPQKDGSRMFGVFAPPRRQKLCVGNIWQHATDKNTLLNELMLAAKTEAKYLKDYYDKQNGAQRSSKNNELCKALERSFYDLGDIVKGTDLRRGAIVTATDNKIHSIFKNGGNSGNTRNEEQIKEERKTWWGSNKSDIWKAMTCDQTCATPSPSENVPQFLRWYEEWYEDFCQQRKELLREITSKCPNKSNDAQCEQNDSECESACSKYSNWLTPKKFEWGAQKQNYQMKKVNEHMEEIQFQNVTKGKTTIEEYLKHKYNNNVECNKAKIDDIDQIVVKKDDDYKKHYEPLCSKCRMKKLIDKVNEKKNPKKKNPSTPSSIGENICENGYGVICKYVTNTGAIKVPFYPDEKHTQKNKDDSTMNCGGIPSNASDIKWVGQKDHYTWLPNLDKNIVVSPRRRKLCYNDLENSKSIKDLKNKLLTSAANDAYNLGIKYHDYKNHYGVKPCKALQYSFNDYKHLIQGVELLENANKGIDKKITDIVKTISNSPSNSGNTDEEKRKDWWNANKKCVWEIMKCGYEKGKEVANRINSNGNDVPDLTTEEGGGTGNECKIPDDTNNSDQFLSWLSEWYEDYCNIRTKLKSDVETTCNIEKDTFHCKTCIEKCDKYKDYMEKKRTQWDKQKEYYSTKRTNGKASGYTGKDAKEYLIDKFTYTVNCCGDVETNIDLFNTQPYYDVDSHCRCKNFVEENKYKEISGQSNCKGLKKEAEDTTKGAGIKWKHKGTTYGFTYLKELSENVFFSSRRQNICFQDIDNTHKKVNNKDQLRKQLMKVAATEGHNLGQYYKAKNGSSGNDKYSYDVSPCSAMKYSFLDLRDIILGTDNLEEDGQGTETNLKRIFQKDGDGNPGSNERKQWWESNKECVWDSMKCGYRKGRDEGTNSNISEQELKDCDKIPDDKDYPIGKNREEGTAYQFLRWFTEWSEDFCQHKEKEYGKLVKACSDDTCTNVVDKTKCESSCKTYKDFINKWKKQYDKQSEKYYKDRVNKKYDSNPSVKEDVDSSQQAYKYLNTVLTKICKSYDCNCMKDESKSTSSNQRHSGNGGIVIENYDTHIPASLDPVPSGYDKKCECANSKPAPEPIPTPHSGPDGGNIPGGGSGADTSPDPGKGGGKTPSIDPAGGSGGQPSPTSPSSSRTNQDSKEEKKYIPAPKHILNCVDEAAYYVGKEAQNALDDVKSKLNGSENHNVFKTQTTGGSTGSSCTIIDSINNGQIYNVDTNENPFEKNEEWDCDNDKLKVANQHICLPPRRKHMCLTPLENMDPTKTTTSDELFKKVLRTAANEGKHLKDKWDEMDKKQNTTASTRPKIKPHELCDAMKYSFADLGDIIRGRDKYKDSNGNNNKIEDNLKTVFENIQQTNDNLKKIYTYLHSFRSAWWDANRKYVWEAMTCSAPENFQLFKRLKGESSTRLTHVLNRCGNEQDPPYDDYIPQGFRWIKEWSENYCNIQKQHLDELKTGCGLCYGNDSACLKHQKGKSCSQCQKQCKSYIEMVEKWKTQWKEQQEYYNQLYFSRKLDKNNGENIKKFVDKMKEKCNPGPINAAIFVENSSNCTNISFKEQQPRPPSQSVSTSSSYAFELPPKGYDVLCGTTYRRSCEQLNTPVSGDSFVNSYKKENIIGEGATWKRIHGTSIYVPPRTKQLFLKPLERLLMKINTSYHINEKHFSKALQKSAFIEAKKLSEYYKERYKNEHNLLLDADGQTSMYKDKAITENTLSAMKRSYADYGDLIKGTTKYRHNGMISKINILTRTLGYVGSPEQTRVHFWNKHKSDLWHAMICGYNGANPNKLLDNEDVMCKLPDNDTEHEFVRWFTEWTEDFCVQYEKNIKILMEKCSFNTCDETDNNLMECHEICSKHKAWIGQKKEEYDNQKHRYSIEYKSVNGEKGNALEFLKNKCKQKCGCISGKANNNDIDKVFQEYPENFKEKCQCSPDPLNKCPDNNNNTICKSFERIHHCSRTIFDETLSQWGNALIKYNIGHNEGVLLPPRRKYLCIESFRGKTYKNKEEDVFKKDLLNAAYSQGRLLGNKYANDKNEALQAMKYSFADYGDIIKGTDMVDITTSTDIKMKLEKLLTDNQSSAQKSSSSSLPKDVSGWWDQNKQKVWNAMLCGYKDSGHSITKEDCNLPDDTTHQFLRWLVEWGRQACQEKIYNAKNVRNECDDYIHYKGTGNGQVKEKCKRATYKYEQWIKDKRNIWDELRKKYEKEKNKITNNYPPTTARRYVKKNCPECNCALEHLEENDQKNTESDDDSINKLINRAKMDLPDGGWGIYMGPLKPPNLPSLPEIYTLAPFIEAVVKNVSKSIKDTADTLEPTVVSVNESVTKSITNLNDEINALVQKANDPLDKIFDEFINFGKKLSEQGKQFFSTGQNIVNEIIDIFERVDPYAKNKARDWPPKSTPSFSEYINPNILVPSTIIGAGSLLAFFLLKKKPKTSAVDIFRVLDIPQNDYNIPDETSTNRYVPYRSQYKGKTYIYVERDGDSEDDKYMFTSDTTDVTSSESEYEEIDINDIYKPRSPKYKTLIEVVLKPTKSGDTSNSGDISTNKFTDEEWNELKQDFISQYLQNDNMDLHNENIIDDNMDMEPNTTQDSMEEKPFITSIQDRKLYSDDSEIIYNINWNIPNNISTNTATYNSLYSGIDLINDSLNSGNDIDIYDELLKRKENELFGTNYQKKTSINSVVKGTNSDPILNQLDLFDKWLDRHRDMCNEWNNKEEMLHKLKDEWNKENNQHILDISSIHNDMNDQTYNVINTHESNDITFVENLGSTNIPHNNIQTNNLHTNIYMDIHYNENNDIPSNDNLENSYNSS